One segment of Methanothermobacter sp. DNA contains the following:
- a CDS encoding DEAD/DEAH box helicase yields MVKRVLERFTRDWRFRDAVEHVETVPARRAEYSEVTDLPENIREYLEGHGIRLYRHQAEALEAIREGKNILITTPTASGKTLAFNLPIMETLTLDGSATALYIYPAKALSRDQLKVLRHLESELGITLNPATYDGDTPRDMRPWIRGNSRAVLTNPHQLHRILPWHHQWRRFYSNLRYVVIDEAHQYRGVFGSSVALLMRRLRRICRHYGSDPRFILASATLANPEEFSGKLTGLDFHVISRDTSPSGPRHFVLYNPYSKRGDPSAHLETSSILTYLVLRGVQTLCFTVSRKMAELVTRWTREQLDRENRKLIDRVTSYRAGYLADQRRMIESGLRDGSLLGVTTTNALELGIDIGSLDAVIISGYPGTMISTWQQAGRAGRNRNDSLVILVAFENPLDQYIMKNPSFIFERPHENAIINPENRFILRNHTACAASELPLTLDDFLDHDFSMAVAGEMLDEGELEISHEGLVCSTDPQFRYGLDDISSDTFTVICEGRTLETMSRSQAYREAHEGAVLMNHGNTYIVRDFDLENRRITVERRDVEYHTSVLRETDLKVIRKLRRRRVGSLEVNFGEVEVTEHYTGYRVMNYSKVLGKRDLELPPIRFRTRALWFTLPETLRERVEGRYGDDETFEGGLHGVEHALIALFPLHVLCDRMDIGGLSTPWHQDTQEATVFIYDGFEGGIGLAEKGVEVFEDLLRSTLELVSSCGCSDGCPSCIYSPKCGNDNSPLHRDATVMILQHLMGRVSGVAEEESSEEAPGVLEEVELLCSEGRLSDAKLKLHEILEEEPENAGACYLMGAILREQGEAEMADYFHERARNGMH; encoded by the coding sequence ATGGTTAAAAGGGTGCTTGAGAGGTTCACCAGGGACTGGCGCTTCAGGGATGCAGTGGAACACGTTGAGACGGTCCCCGCAAGGCGCGCTGAATACTCTGAGGTCACCGACCTCCCTGAGAATATCAGGGAGTACCTTGAAGGGCACGGCATCAGACTCTACCGCCACCAGGCAGAGGCCCTCGAGGCCATAAGAGAGGGGAAAAACATCCTCATAACAACCCCGACGGCCTCAGGGAAGACACTGGCCTTCAACCTCCCCATAATGGAGACCCTAACCCTTGATGGGAGTGCAACGGCCCTCTACATCTACCCTGCCAAGGCACTCTCAAGGGACCAGCTGAAGGTTCTGAGGCACCTGGAATCTGAGCTTGGAATCACACTGAACCCGGCAACCTACGATGGTGACACCCCCAGGGATATGAGGCCATGGATACGTGGGAACTCACGGGCGGTCCTCACCAATCCACACCAGCTCCACCGTATACTTCCATGGCACCACCAGTGGAGGAGGTTCTACAGTAACCTAAGGTATGTGGTGATAGATGAGGCCCACCAGTACCGGGGTGTCTTTGGATCAAGTGTGGCGCTCCTCATGAGGAGGCTAAGGAGGATCTGCAGGCATTACGGTTCAGATCCCCGGTTCATCCTTGCAAGCGCAACCCTGGCCAACCCTGAGGAGTTCTCAGGTAAACTGACTGGCCTGGATTTCCATGTTATCTCACGGGACACGTCACCCTCCGGCCCCAGGCACTTCGTACTCTACAACCCCTACAGCAAGAGGGGGGACCCATCGGCGCACCTTGAAACCTCATCCATACTCACCTACCTTGTTCTGAGGGGTGTTCAGACCCTCTGCTTCACCGTCTCAAGGAAGATGGCTGAACTTGTAACCCGGTGGACCCGGGAACAGCTTGACAGGGAAAACAGGAAGCTCATTGACCGTGTGACATCCTACAGGGCAGGGTACCTTGCAGATCAGAGGCGGATGATAGAGTCAGGACTCAGGGATGGTAGCCTTCTGGGAGTCACCACCACCAATGCCCTGGAGCTTGGTATAGATATCGGGTCACTGGACGCCGTCATAATATCAGGGTACCCGGGAACCATGATATCCACCTGGCAGCAGGCAGGAAGGGCAGGGAGGAACAGGAATGACTCCCTTGTGATACTGGTGGCATTCGAGAACCCCCTGGACCAGTACATCATGAAGAACCCCTCATTCATCTTCGAGAGGCCCCATGAGAACGCCATAATCAACCCTGAAAACAGGTTCATACTCAGGAACCATACTGCCTGCGCGGCATCAGAGTTACCCCTCACCCTCGACGACTTCCTGGACCACGACTTCAGCATGGCGGTGGCAGGGGAGATGCTGGACGAGGGGGAACTTGAAATCTCACATGAGGGACTGGTGTGCAGCACCGACCCCCAGTTCAGGTATGGCCTGGATGATATCTCATCAGATACCTTCACGGTGATATGTGAGGGCCGGACACTTGAGACCATGAGCCGGTCCCAGGCATACAGGGAGGCCCATGAGGGCGCTGTGCTTATGAACCACGGCAACACCTACATCGTACGGGACTTTGATCTGGAAAATAGGAGGATAACCGTTGAGAGAAGGGACGTGGAGTACCATACATCGGTCCTCAGGGAGACAGATCTCAAGGTGATCAGGAAACTCAGAAGACGGCGTGTGGGAAGCCTTGAGGTCAACTTCGGGGAGGTTGAGGTTACAGAGCACTACACCGGTTACAGGGTCATGAACTACAGTAAGGTCCTGGGTAAGAGGGACCTTGAACTTCCACCCATTAGGTTCAGGACCAGGGCACTCTGGTTCACGCTACCCGAAACCCTCAGGGAGAGGGTTGAAGGGAGGTACGGGGATGATGAAACATTCGAGGGAGGACTCCACGGGGTTGAACACGCGCTCATAGCACTTTTCCCACTCCATGTACTCTGCGACAGGATGGATATAGGGGGACTGTCAACCCCATGGCACCAGGACACACAGGAGGCAACGGTGTTCATCTACGACGGCTTTGAGGGGGGTATCGGACTTGCTGAGAAGGGTGTTGAGGTCTTCGAGGACCTCCTCAGGTCGACACTTGAACTTGTCTCATCCTGCGGCTGCAGTGACGGGTGCCCGTCATGTATCTACTCACCAAAATGCGGCAACGACAATTCACCCCTCCACAGGGACGCCACAGTGATGATACTCCAACACCTCATGGGGAGGGTCTCGGGGGTTGCCGAGGAGGAAAGCAGTGAGGAGGCCCCCGGCGTCCTTGAGGAGGTTGAACTCCTCTGCAGTGAGGGCAGGCTATCTGATGCCAAGCTGAAGCTGCATGAGATCCTCGAGGAGGAACCAGAAAATGCTGGTGCATGCTACCTCATGGGGGCCATCCTCAGGGAGCAGGGGGAGGCTGAGATGGCAGATTACTTCCATGAGAGGGCCAGGAATGGAATGCATTGA
- a CDS encoding thermonuclease family protein, with the protein MSPEDYITSDTGNASGTPEYDASGVCTYVVDGDTIDVSGTGRIRLVGVNTPERGEPGYREAKDFMKSMCLSRTVQLDIDDAKRQDKYGRVLAVVYVDGVNINRELLRRGYAEVMYIPPSEFNPYEWT; encoded by the coding sequence GTGAGTCCAGAGGATTATATCACCTCAGATACTGGTAATGCCTCAGGGACTCCTGAGTATGATGCCAGTGGTGTCTGCACCTACGTTGTTGATGGGGACACCATCGATGTTTCAGGCACAGGGAGGATACGCCTTGTGGGTGTCAACACCCCTGAGAGGGGGGAGCCAGGCTACAGGGAGGCGAAGGACTTCATGAAATCCATGTGCCTCTCAAGGACCGTGCAGCTCGACATAGACGATGCAAAAAGACAAGATAAATACGGTAGGGTCCTTGCCGTGGTCTACGTTGACGGAGTCAACATAAACAGGGAACTCCTCAGAAGGGGATATGCGGAGGTCATGTACATTCCACCATCAGAGTTCAACCCATATGAGTGGACCTGA
- a CDS encoding DUF5654 family protein: MGEFKLEVLKTIGTLITTAFGLIAALAWNEAIKVLITQFFKAGNELTGLFVYALVVTILAVIATILIARRLAHYGIELRDE, translated from the coding sequence ATGGGGGAATTCAAACTCGAAGTTCTTAAGACCATAGGTACACTGATAACAACTGCATTCGGCCTAATAGCTGCTCTTGCCTGGAACGAGGCCATAAAGGTACTCATAACACAGTTCTTCAAGGCGGGCAATGAACTCACAGGACTATTTGTCTATGCACTCGTTGTTACCATCCTTGCAGTCATTGCAACCATCCTAATTGCAAGGAGACTTGCTCATTACGGGATAGAACTGCGTGACGAGTAA
- a CDS encoding DUF6884 domain-containing protein — protein MAPPKLPASKKWRESLERDFGFTYISSRKKLPDPDSVIWTTSCSKTKKTQRLGMPRDFYNGRYHNRFYEYVENNNLTYGILSDKYGIHMFDEKLGYYDIHPQELTLEKKEELGKFINRKAKRYGFDEIIFYYPSPLMSKPYFEILWFSNLKVYYMSKFNLTREIEP, from the coding sequence TTGGCTCCCCCCAAACTTCCAGCTTCAAAAAAATGGAGAGAATCTCTAGAAAGAGATTTTGGATTTACCTACATTTCATCTAGAAAAAAATTACCTGATCCTGATAGTGTCATATGGACTACCTCCTGCTCAAAAACAAAAAAGACGCAGAGATTAGGGATGCCTAGGGACTTTTACAATGGACGTTATCACAATCGATTTTATGAGTATGTCGAGAATAATAACCTCACATACGGCATACTTTCTGATAAATATGGTATTCATATGTTTGATGAAAAATTAGGATACTACGACATACATCCACAGGAATTAACACTAGAAAAAAAGGAAGAACTTGGAAAATTTATCAATAGAAAAGCAAAAAGATATGGGTTTGACGAAATTATTTTTTATTACCCAAGCCCGCTAATGTCCAAACCTTACTTTGAAATTTTATGGTTCTCGAATCTAAAGGTGTATTATATGAGTAAATTTAATTTAACTAGGGAAATAGAACCCTAG